The Coffea arabica cultivar ET-39 chromosome 2c, Coffea Arabica ET-39 HiFi, whole genome shotgun sequence genome includes the window TCTTAGTTATTATTGCTGAATTGCAGGGAGGTTGAGGATTTTGCCCGGAGATTGAACTCTGTTTGGCCAGAAAGGATGCAGGAGATGTTGTCCTTGGGTCAAGAAAGGAGACCTGTACCAGTATCGCTTAATGGAAATGGTGCAGTAAAGTGATGTAAAGGTCAGCTATTTTGTTCTATTTACTTTTTCAGAACCAATACATAGAGGAGAAAAATAAGTTGTGCTTTCACTTGCTGACAAGAGGAGAATAAGTTACTGTTAGAGGCATTGATTGACTCTATTTACCAATAGCAATTTAAATGCTAATATATCGATGGTTTGGTTTTtttaaccaatttatttgagaagCACAGTTATGGTCCTTAATAAGAAGAGAGCAATTAGCTTGATTTACACACAGCCTCATGAATTGAAGGGTAGAACCTAGTGTGAGGGTTTCAGATACCTTAGAAATTTACAACTTTGTCCCCAGGATGTTAGATGAAGGTTGTGATTCCACTATCGGCCCCTTCGCACTTCTAACTGACCATGCTGCCAATTTATGTCATATAAATTTCATGTCTTCGGCAAATGTTAAGCTGAGGAGTGAACATTTCAATATCTTTGGCTACCAAAGACTGCGACTAAATTAAGAATGTAGTTTAATTCGTGTTAGATCTGTGTTCATCTAAAAACTTACTTTTGTCCGATGTAGACAGGAGATGACAGCAATTCGAGCTGAAAACTCACTTTTCCAGTGAGAGACCAAGCCAGTTGTGCATAAGAATGGGCGTTGTCACCACGTCAAAAACCGATGGATTTTGCACAGGTGACCATGTTGAGAATCTTTGTTGAGCCCTTTGATCCGAAGCATGAGTTGCAATCTAAGTAAGTTTATGATGCATGTTCGGAAAGTGTCGTTCTTCCATTGTTTTCCCTCTGATTTTTGTGTCCAGAATCGTGTCATCTGAAAAGGGGAGGGAGTGAATTATCTCGTTTTGTAACCTCTTGGGCAATTTGAAGCTTTTGTCAATCGTCACATTTCTTTTAAGTGGTGGAAAGCCCTTGCAAATTCTGCACCTTCGTCGAACTAATAATGCTAAAGGGAGGCCAGCAAAATGTATCCGACCCACCCCACCCCCCGAAACCTAAAGCCGAACAACTCCCCGTCAAGCATCATGCTGAGTTTTGTAGAGTTATATGCCTGCGAATTCTTTCAAGCTTTGTCGATTGATTGGCTTGGTAAAATAAACGTGGCAAGCCCATTTGAGAAGATATTTCGAGACCCTCAACCCCAAATGCAAAggttttgtaagaaaaatttgtaaaatataaTAGTTTCTTGACACATTTCTTAATTACGCTTTTGCATACATTATATGTCGGACGGGCTCTAAGCGGATAACTTAGCGACATTCTTCGGCCCTGATTGCGCATAAGGGCTGAAGCTGAGGTCACATCCTCTCTCTTGGATGGGCTTCGGGGTTCCACAATGGCTGGTTGCTTAGTAGAAATGGGAATCACTCAAAAGACCAGACAAGGGCCACCAACTTAGGATTTACTGCAAATAGTAGGCTTGGAGTCGCTTGAGCGGAAAAAGAGCAAATTACCATGATAGTCATTAAACTTTTCGAATAGCGAGAGTTTTAACCATTCAACTATTAATAGTATACTTTTACCCATTAAACTAtcaaaagtgtaaattttgaaCCATTTTGTCTAATTTTTTCGTTAATTCTACCAGATCTAACTATTAATAGTATATCTTGTAAATCTTACGTCTTTAGATCACACAAAGTTAACGGTGAAATCAGACGGAATGGTCTAAAATTTACACTTTTGATAGTTTAATGAATAAAAACATACTACTAATAATTGAGTGGTCAAATCTTGACTattaaaaaagtttagtgaTTATCTGGATAATTTGCTCGCGAAAAAAAGAGAATTGCAATAGTAAACTTCTACATACACTAAACCAAGGTTCTGTTTTCTTATGAGGTACTTGGCTTTTTCAAATGGCATATGTTATGCTGCTATGGACACAGTAATAAGCAGCCAACATCATGTGTACGGCAATTAAGTGAagcaaccaaaatcatgaacgAAAAGGTATGATTCTTAAAATGCTTGTGGTTgcgtctttttttttccttattttcaaGCTGTCCTGGGAGTGAAGAGAGGTATAATCAACTAATATCAGTAATGAGAGTTTACATCTGTCCAAACTGATTACTATTATGGCACAAAAGGCCCgaaggaagaaaaaacacaAAGGTACAAAACTAATAGTATTATAGTGCATACTTTAGAATACGTACAAATTCAATACTAACGTAAGTGGTCGCAAGTACACAAACTGCGATGCGACCCCCGCCCAAACAATGAGATGAGAATCTGGATTCCCATCTATTTCCGGGTAGGAATTTGATTCTTGTCATAAGCCCTTTTTCATTCTATACCATGTCGTGCAAGTGTTATTCAGTGTTCATCCCTGTGCCCAGATGAATAGTATACCTTGAAGACCCTTGGAAGGAAAACAGGCAACAAGAACCCAAACAAATTGAAGCACCAAAAGGCCATATTAACGACAGCAAGGCCTCTTCCAATGTACAATCTTCTAGGATTTTCATCAGTCTTGTAAAATTCACTGCTCAGCCAGTCCGCAACGGTAAAGATCCTTCTTGAATTGTAGAAAACAGGCACAAAAGCAAAAACTGGCATGGAAAACCCACCGTAAAAAGCCACTCCTTCCATGAATATCTgactagcaagaagaaagacgtGTGACGCAGCTACCCTGACACCCTCTTTGTATCCCCGGAACATACCCTCGACTATGTATGCCGATGGGAAAGCTAAACTGATTATTCCAGAGAAAAGCACGTAGAGATCTTGAAGCCTGTTCTTTTCACCAAAGACTCGGGGATTGGGCCGAGGGGAAAGAGGGGGAAAGGCAACTTTTGATAAGAAGTGAATATATGCTAAAGAAAAGACCACAAAAGCCAAATCTTCAACACTAACCATGCCCATAACAGAGAGAGCAATCATCCCTGCAAGTGCATTTAGCTGCCGAAACGTGAGGAAAAACCTTCGGGATTGCGGCTTTTTCTTACCATTTGATATATGGAGagaattttcttcttcaacCCCACCCGGCATATTTGTCTTTCTCCGTTCtgcaaattattattttttattcagTTAAATGAAAATTTACGGGGATTTCCAGGCAAAAGGGTTGTGAGTAAAAGAAAGATCTTGCAAAGGTTATTCAGACAATGGAAACCAAAGTCCCCAAGGAAATTGAGGTAAGAGGAGATATTATTGAAAACGACAGACGTGCAAGTTTGTGGTGGTGAAACCGTGCAGATGGTACTAAATCCAGCGTCCCATGCTAGTTGCTTGCAGCCAATGGGCAGTAACGCTTGCTGATTTTTCTGGCGTTGTCTAAACAAATAATTTCTAATTATGCTAACAATTTGTTTATAGAAagttttttcttgcatttacctTTAGAAGAGTTGCGTTGAGTGAGTGAAAtatgtgatgaaaaaaaaatcagataaGGAAGCAGCCAATTGAAACTGAGAGAAAAACaggtagcttttttttttttttttttgaaggaaaatacaGGTAGCTTAAGTGCGATTTATTGGGCAAAACCAAGGTACGCACAGTCCTAGAACGAGTCGGgactcaaaccagaaaaatgtTATCAAGAGACGGAATGGCTGTCACCAGCGAGCTACATGCTGTTAAAGAAAATCCTGACTACATGATGTTGATGTACCACAGGGCTTACACCTTCCGTTAATGCAGACCACATTATTGCAGTTTGTTTGACAGTGGAATTTATTTCTCATTAGGATGCCTCCTCAGCGCTACAATTTCTATAGCTAACTAATGCAGACCACATTATTTTGCATTCAATCCGCTTTTTGGTAATCAGCTTCTTGTTATCAGGAAATTACACAAACTACCACACCAAAAGATACCgctcgctctctctctctctctcaaatttCTACTTTACTGTTTGAGCATCAGATGTAATCTGTTCAAAGGATATCATGATAATTTTCTCTTCAACCAAAGCAAAGAAAATCGTAGGGGGAAATGGTCAAATTCATCCTTAAACTTTTTTCTAGTGCTAATTTAGttcctaatttttatttttgccgAATTTGATACGTGAACTTATATTACGGCTCTAATTATGGACCTCCATGACGGCACCACCACAAAACATCAATTTAGTTCCTGATAGACCGAAcaaataagggtattttggcATTTTTGGGTTATCATCTTCCTCCACCAAATTCCATTGCTTGCCACCCACCTCTCCCTTGGGACATGAGAAGCGAAGTGCAGTAGTAGTAAAATTTTCTTGTGAAGGACAATTGCCCGAGGAAATGATACATCTCAACCGCATTCAGGAAATCTAACAATGAGAAAGATAGCTAGAAGTGTACTATGGACAACAAATCCCAATGCATTGAAATTGAGAAAGAGTTTAACGAACTAAGGAGAAAAGCCAAGGACTTCTAATATTGAACTTGGGTCTTTGAAAATGTTCTTATGCAGTCACCATTTTAATTAGTTGAATTGCAAGATCTAGTTTTGGAATAGAAATCCTATCCTACGAAGTGAGTACAAATGGAaagcttttctctcttccttTAATTAGGGAACTTTgattttttatcttttgaacttttctttGATGGAACGAGATCAAGAGATGTAGCATTAGCAAGGGAGTAGGAGGAGAGTAGTAgacaaagagaaaagagaataGAAAGAGATGGTGACGGTGGCGATGATAGAGAAGGAGAGTGGTAACGATGGCAGGGACGGGGGAGAGATAAGATagaggaagaggaaagaaactaaaataaaaatttttaaaatatctcaaaaagttttaaatattaaaatatcccaaaaattaatgattttttttctgatttactTGGTTTTATTAACATCCATACTTGAAGTTCTCAAAATACCCCTATTTAGCTATTCAATTAAAGATTCGAGTGCTTTTACATGGTAGCGCCGCCGCAGAAGTCCTTAATTAGAACCGCAACATATATTCACAtatcaaattggccaaaaacaaaaattatggACTAAATCAGCACTAGTAAAAAGTTTAGGCCCAAATCATAGTTGGACACAGCCCAGGAACTAATTTTTTGAGGTTGAATAGGTTAAACACcatgaaaaaagaaaccatTTAAGTGTGGTGAAAACGACTTCAATGCCAGAGACAAACCTTGAAAGCCTTTTGGAAGGCGAGTTTGTGGGCCAATAAATAAAGGATTTTTTTCATCTTCACAATCCATTGCATTGGATTAGGGCAGTGCAAGAGAAACCGAATGCCCCAAAGATGCCATGAGGTGCTCGGAAATGGTCAAAATAGCGGAATAAGAGGATCGCATTATATTTATAGCTCCGGTAAATTtaccaaaagtgaaaataaTGTAGTTTAATGTTTGATATTATGGATGACTGGCTTCGTTTTTGTAGGCTGCTCTTTCCTCGTGCCTATTTCGCTTTAGGGGTTGGTTCCTAACAAGTACAAGACCCAAAAGGCCACATATATATAAAGCACCGGAGCCAGTCAACTGTAAATCCCTCTGGAACTGCCTCCGTGTTCCAGGTTCACCTGGTAAATCCCAATCTTGAACGGCTCCACAGTAGTAAAGATTGTCCTCGGATTGCAGAAACTAGAGTGGCAGCAACAGATATAAAAAAACAGACAAGAAAAACCCaccatgaaaattgaaaagccACTCCTTCCATGATGGTCTGATCCAGCAATCAGAAAAACAAGTGGTACAGCTGCATTTATACCCTCTTTAATCTCCTAGGTAAGTGGCTTAAAAGTTGTAAGCCACTGGAGGAGGAACTAAACTGATCACCGCAGAAAGTAGGGCTCGCAATGATGAATCCGGTTTTCTCCACCCTAGACTCGGTTATTAGGCTATTAACTCGAGAAGAAAGAGTTGGGAAGGCCACTGTTGATGCGAAGTAGACGCAACTAGACAAAACGCTAGGAGAGCATAGAGTCCACACTAATACAATACAGTGAGCAAGTTCTTTCGGGTTTGACACAGGTTCTCTATTTTCTTCTGCAACTGATCAACCGCTGTGTGCTTGTCTACATCCTATTACAGTCGCACTCTTTTCTTGCAAGATGCTTTAGAGGCAACTacatttccttattttcttcaaccacgcaaaaaaacaaaaaggggcaTATTAATGTGAGGACTGCGGAGAAAGGTAGACATGGTCCAGGTAGCTTGAGGCTAAATTTGAGAGGACAGACGTATAGACAACAAGGGAAATTTGCGTGTGATGCCGATGCCACATCCCCCATTAAAGTCAAGTGCACGCAGCAAAGACCCCGTTGGAGACTCTAAATTGTATTCATGTCACCAATCAAACAGTAGTATCGAATACCAATATAGCATATAACAATTCACAGAATTTGCTCTTCACTGAAAACAAAGGAAATGAATTTCTGGAAGAGCTGAGTCCAACCAAAACAGCGAGTACTTATTTTGCCCAACCGTCTAAACCCAAAAGGAACATGCAACAggatgaaaagaaaaactaacaGTGGTTCGACTAATGACGTTAGAAACTAAAAGCATTTAAAATAACAGACAGAAATCCATATTCCCCTCTTACTCGGTCAGATTAGTCCTTAGCCTTGCGGACAGACGAAGAATAATATATCTTGAAGGCCTTGGGAAGGTAAACAGGCAACAAGAATCCAAACAAATTGAAGCACCAAAAGGCCATATTAGCCACAGCAAGAGCTCTCCCAATATACACCCTTCTAGCACTGCCACCATATTCCATTTCCACCTTATAAATCTCACTCCTCAGCCACTCCACAATAGTGAAGATCCTCCTCGCATTATAGAAAACGGGGACAAAAACTCGAATAGGGAGCGAAAACCCACCGCTGAAAGACACCCCTTCCATGAAAACCTGAGCGGAAAGGAGAAAAACATGGGGTGCGGCAGCCTTGATCCCCTCCTTGTCTCCCTCGAAAATCCCATGGAAAATATATGCTATTGGGAAAAGCAATCCGACTAATGCTCCGATAAAAACGTAAAGGCTTAGGATCCTGTTTCTTTGGCCGAAGACAGGGGGGTCCGCGTAGGGGGAATGATTTGGAAAGGCAAACCTTGATATGAAGTATATGTAGACTAGAGAAAAGATTACAAAAGCGAAATCTTCGATACTGACCATTCCACTAGCTGAGAGAACGATAATCACAGCCAGCGCATTTAGCTGCCGAAAAGTGAAGAACCCTCTTCGGGAGCGCTGAGGAGGCTTTTGACTTTGAGTGCCCCCTTCCTTGGGAAAACTAGCCTTCCGTTGatgaatttcttcttcttctttcggcaGCCTTATGTCACTGCTTGGACCAACCCCACCTGACATTTTTCTTTGCACTTTTTGTACTCGTCTGATATCGGGAAAATATCACCTATTAATTTCACAGTCTATTTTTTGGacgagaaattgaaggcttctGCGGCTGCTTTTCTGTGTTTCTGGAACTAGAGAAAGAGGAAGAGTTAAATGGTTTCAGAGATCGTGAAAAGGGGTCGGTCGCGGAAGATTTGTTTCTCTGATAAGGAGCACGTTACAAATGGCAGTCAGGCAGAGTTCTATGGGGGTACAGTGTCCCAGTTACGTGGCATCTAACTTGCAGTCTGGGGAACGCTCGATCAGTTATTGGCTTGTGGTTCTAGTTTTGTTTGAGGAGTCAACTGCATCTGATTCgcagcccccccccccccccccccccggcttcttttttttttttttttttttccaatgcgGCTGTGCCTCCTCCTCCGCTGCCCTCCTTCCTTCACTCCCTGTTCGATTTGGCGGATTATGTTGCCTCCTCTTctctttttgacttttcggtTCAGCAGATCAATCGGCGCAGTTTTCCATGTTGTTTGATCCCGTCTGACAGGCTGGCTGGACGTATATTGTCGATGTTAATCctggaaaataataataattccaaaaaataaaaaaaaaagtgtcgaTGTTAGTGCTCTTTTGTGTAATGAGTTTAATACAAAAATGTCAAATAACGCGTCATCATTCAGGACACAAATTTTACGCAAGGACGACGGATGGCGCTAATTTTACTCCAAATTAACTCCTCACATATTGCAGTCAGCCGTTCGTTCCCCAAGTTGAAGCTTGAAAGAGGTCCGTCAGTCAGCTTGTTATGTAGCTTACTGCTACTACTACCACCACAAGCTCGTCTTCACTCTAATAACAATACTAATAATAATTAGGGAAGTCATCTACGTACTACATTCAATTCAAGATCGAGAAAACTCTCGCCTTGTGAGTTGTGACTGTTCCTCCCTTCACCACTGAACAGATAGATACCCTACGTACAACAAAGTTGACAGTGAGTGAACCACCAAACCAACgccaaaataaaaccaaatactAACTAACGCACGCATTAACAACAAATCCATAATACTCCTTAAAAATTGGGCGGGCGCGTCTGGAATATATCACAGTACTCTACTTTTTACAGTGTGTCTGGCAAAACACGAGATGCCATGTTTAGCCAAGACATGAGGCTTACAAAATTCTCCTGACACCAAAAAGAAACCCCAATTTATTACACAACTACCAGGGAACAGCCGCGAAAACCTCtcttaatcaaatttgctcCACCTACTCTAGAACAAAGGATGGAACTCAAAAACTGTTATCCTCAAAATCTGAACATTTTTCTTTGACAGAA containing:
- the LOC113725005 gene encoding uncharacterized protein; this encodes MPGGVEEENSLHISNGKKKPQSRRFFLTFRQLNALAGMIALSVMGMVSVEDLAFVVFSLAYIHFLSKVAFPPLSPRPNPRVFGEKNRLQDLYVLFSGIISLAFPSAYIVEGMFRGYKEGVRVAASHVFLLASQIFMEGVAFYGGFSMPVFAFVPVFYNSRRIFTVADWLSSEFYKTDENPRRLYIGRGLAVVNMAFWCFNLFGFLLPVFLPRVFKVYYSSGHRDEH
- the LOC113720206 gene encoding uncharacterized protein; protein product: MSGGVGPSSDIRLPKEEEEIHQRKASFPKEGGTQSQKPPQRSRRGFFTFRQLNALAVIIVLSASGMVSIEDFAFVIFSLVYIYFISRFAFPNHSPYADPPVFGQRNRILSLYVFIGALVGLLFPIAYIFHGIFEGDKEGIKAAAPHVFLLSAQVFMEGVSFSGGFSLPIRVFVPVFYNARRIFTIVEWLRSEIYKVEMEYGGSARRVYIGRALAVANMAFWCFNLFGFLLPVYLPKAFKIYYSSSVRKAKD